From Acetobacteroides hydrogenigenes, one genomic window encodes:
- a CDS encoding BaiN/RdsA family NAD(P)/FAD-dependent oxidoreductase, with protein sequence MAKHKSYCTIVVGGGPAGLFAAANLPVGSTLILEKKESLGKKLLIAGTGRCNITHEGDVGDFIAKYGGNGRFLKKALYEFSNSDVVSFFSQRGLPTITDKNGKVFPSTEKSRDVLNVLLNECAARKVDVASNSTVVGVAKNGDRFVVTTPTDTYTCEYLVVSTGGCSYPTTGSTGDGYRLAQQLGHTVVEPKPALTPVFVASYAMEELAGVSLDNVPIYLYRDGKKVGEHRGDIGFTHKGISGPGIIDFSRSMVAGDLLKVGYAGVSADAFRASFLDVVSKRGSTTVQTFLRDYSIPKSLVKYVLDELKIEPSCCLSNIAAKERSLLVNLFCEYPFVVDHLGGFKVAMATAGGISLKEVSPKSMESKVCKGLFFAGEVLDIDGDTGGYNIQAAFSTGYLAAKAISAAVGQV encoded by the coding sequence ATGGCAAAGCATAAATCATACTGTACGATTGTAGTTGGGGGCGGTCCTGCGGGGCTATTTGCTGCCGCTAACCTGCCTGTGGGCTCTACCCTTATTCTCGAAAAGAAGGAAAGCTTGGGCAAGAAGCTGCTAATTGCGGGCACCGGTCGGTGTAACATTACGCACGAGGGCGATGTCGGCGATTTTATCGCCAAGTACGGTGGAAATGGGCGCTTCCTGAAGAAGGCTCTGTACGAATTTTCGAACTCGGATGTCGTTTCCTTCTTTTCGCAAAGAGGATTGCCAACCATTACCGATAAGAATGGAAAGGTTTTTCCATCTACCGAAAAGTCGCGCGATGTGCTTAACGTGCTGCTCAACGAGTGCGCAGCACGAAAGGTGGATGTTGCCAGCAACAGTACGGTTGTTGGCGTGGCTAAAAACGGCGATCGCTTTGTTGTTACTACCCCTACGGATACTTACACGTGCGAGTATTTGGTGGTGTCTACTGGCGGATGCTCGTATCCGACCACCGGCTCTACTGGCGATGGCTATAGGCTAGCACAGCAGCTGGGGCACACTGTTGTAGAGCCTAAGCCTGCGCTAACCCCCGTGTTTGTGGCGAGCTACGCAATGGAAGAGCTTGCGGGTGTTTCTCTCGATAACGTGCCCATTTACCTGTATCGCGATGGCAAAAAGGTTGGCGAGCATCGGGGCGATATTGGGTTTACGCATAAGGGGATTAGCGGTCCCGGCATTATAGACTTCTCTCGCTCTATGGTGGCGGGCGACTTGCTGAAGGTAGGCTATGCAGGCGTTAGCGCCGATGCTTTTCGGGCCAGCTTTCTGGATGTCGTTTCGAAGCGCGGGAGCACCACCGTACAAACCTTTCTTCGTGATTATAGCATCCCAAAAAGCCTGGTAAAGTACGTGCTCGACGAGCTGAAAATAGAGCCATCGTGCTGCCTGTCCAACATAGCGGCAAAGGAGCGATCGCTGCTGGTTAATCTGTTTTGCGAATATCCGTTTGTGGTAGATCATTTGGGCGGATTCAAGGTAGCCATGGCAACAGCCGGCGGCATTAGCCTAAAAGAGGTTTCGCCAAAGAGCATGGAGTCGAAGGTGTGCAAGGGGCTGTTCTTTGCAGGCGAGGTTCTCGATATCGATGGCGATACGGGCGGCTACAACATTCAGGCGGCCTTCTCTACCGGGTATTTGGCCGCCAAGGCGATATCGGCAGCAGTAGGGCAGGTTTAG
- a CDS encoding aminotransferase class I/II-fold pyridoxal phosphate-dependent enzyme, whose protein sequence is MVDIFERIRKNRGPIGKYEKEGHGYYAFPKLEGEIGPHMIFRGKPVLNWSLNNYIGLANHPEVRKADADAAAAYGMAYPMGARMMSGQTTKHEELEQRLAQFENKEDAYLLNFGYQGMVSIIDCLAGRNDVVVYDSEAHACIIDGLRLSPAKRFVYAHNDMDSLEKQLQHATSYAEKTKGGILVITEGVFGMAGDLGYLPGIVEKRNRFSFRLLVDDAHGFGTMGKMGAGIGEHYGVQDQIDLYFSTFAKSMAGIGGFVAGDADIINFLRYNLRSQIFAKSLPMPMVFGALKRLDLLQTRPELKAKLWEIVEDLQSGLKKEGFDIGVTQSPVTPVYMHGEVPEATNLVLDLRENYGIFCSIVVYPVIPKGQILLRLIPTAVHTHEDVERTIKAFAACREKLAAGKYVGEAVVQPM, encoded by the coding sequence ATCGTGGACATATTTGAGAGGATAAGAAAAAACCGTGGTCCTATCGGAAAGTACGAGAAGGAAGGACACGGCTACTACGCTTTTCCAAAGTTGGAAGGGGAGATTGGACCTCATATGATCTTTCGTGGAAAGCCTGTGCTTAACTGGAGCTTGAATAACTACATTGGATTGGCCAACCATCCAGAAGTGCGCAAGGCCGATGCCGATGCCGCTGCTGCTTACGGGATGGCTTATCCTATGGGCGCTCGTATGATGTCGGGTCAAACTACGAAGCACGAAGAGCTCGAGCAGCGTTTGGCTCAGTTCGAAAATAAGGAAGACGCTTATCTTCTCAACTTCGGCTACCAAGGAATGGTATCCATCATCGACTGCCTTGCTGGCCGTAACGATGTTGTTGTGTACGATTCGGAGGCGCACGCTTGTATTATCGACGGCCTTCGCCTGTCGCCTGCAAAGCGCTTTGTGTACGCCCATAACGATATGGATAGCCTAGAAAAGCAGCTGCAGCACGCTACCAGCTATGCCGAAAAGACAAAGGGTGGTATCCTGGTAATCACCGAGGGCGTATTTGGTATGGCTGGCGACCTTGGCTACCTTCCCGGAATCGTTGAGAAAAGAAATCGCTTTAGCTTCCGCCTGCTCGTTGACGATGCTCACGGATTTGGAACCATGGGTAAGATGGGTGCTGGTATTGGCGAGCACTACGGGGTTCAGGATCAAATAGACCTTTACTTCTCAACGTTTGCCAAATCGATGGCCGGAATCGGCGGTTTTGTTGCCGGCGATGCCGATATCATCAACTTCCTTCGCTACAACCTTCGCTCGCAAATATTCGCCAAGTCGCTCCCAATGCCTATGGTATTCGGTGCGCTAAAGCGTCTTGATCTTCTTCAAACGCGTCCCGAGCTTAAGGCTAAGCTTTGGGAGATCGTGGAAGACCTTCAATCGGGCCTTAAGAAGGAAGGTTTCGACATCGGGGTTACCCAGTCGCCGGTAACGCCTGTTTACATGCACGGCGAGGTGCCCGAGGCAACCAACCTGGTGCTCGACCTTCGCGAGAACTACGGTATTTTCTGCTCAATCGTGGTGTATCCGGTTATTCCTAAGGGGCAAATCCTCCTACGCCTTATTCCAACTGCCGTTCATACGCACGAGGATGTTGAGCGTACCATTAAGGCTTTTGCCGCCTGCCGCGAAAAGCTTGCTGCCGGCAAGTACGTTGGCGAGGCCGTTGTTCAGCCAATGTAA
- a CDS encoding outer membrane protein assembly factor BamD, producing the protein MKRKYEVILIVSVIALFLSSCSGFDKILKSNDYELKYKKAIEYMNKKDFYRASQLFDQITTVYQGTNRDDSVNYFMAKCEFGMENYEGAATLFDSFRNKFPRSVFTEEAEFLFAYSYYKQSPRVELDQTSTSNAIIQMQEFCYKYPQSAKVVEAKKIIKEMREKLMEKSYISSKLYFDMGGEYYKSAIVAIKRAINEFPDSKHHEEQLYMIVKASYEYANNSIPEKKKERFQEVVDHYYTLIAEYPETKYKKEVDEMLSVATKIIKN; encoded by the coding sequence ATGAAAAGAAAGTACGAAGTCATCCTTATAGTATCGGTAATTGCTCTGTTCTTAAGCAGCTGCAGTGGGTTCGACAAAATACTCAAAAGCAACGACTACGAATTAAAGTACAAGAAGGCTATCGAGTATATGAATAAAAAGGACTTCTACCGTGCTTCTCAGCTCTTTGATCAGATCACAACGGTTTACCAAGGAACCAACAGAGATGACTCCGTTAACTACTTCATGGCCAAGTGCGAGTTTGGAATGGAAAACTACGAAGGAGCGGCCACCCTTTTCGACTCGTTTAGGAACAAGTTCCCACGAAGCGTTTTCACCGAAGAGGCCGAATTCCTGTTCGCGTACAGCTACTACAAGCAGTCGCCACGCGTAGAGCTCGATCAAACATCGACCAGCAACGCCATCATTCAAATGCAGGAGTTCTGCTACAAGTACCCACAAAGCGCCAAGGTTGTCGAGGCTAAAAAGATAATCAAGGAAATGAGGGAAAAGCTGATGGAGAAATCGTACATTAGCTCTAAGCTGTACTTCGACATGGGAGGCGAGTACTATAAATCGGCGATTGTTGCCATAAAACGAGCCATCAACGAGTTTCCAGACTCAAAGCATCACGAAGAGCAGCTGTACATGATTGTAAAAGCTTCCTACGAATACGCAAACAACAGTATTCCGGAAAAAAAGAAGGAGCGCTTCCAGGAAGTGGTAGACCACTACTACACCTTGATTGCTGAATACCCTGAAACCAAGTACAAGAAGGAAGTTGACGAAATGCTCAGCGTAGCAACCAAAATTATTAAGAACTAA
- a CDS encoding DNA-directed RNA polymerase subunit omega: protein MDYKKAGAASTTITRDSQKIDAPSGNLYESVVIIAKRSNQISVEMKQELSRKLEEFATVSDNLEEVFENREQIEISRYYEKLPKPVLIATQEFLDGKVYFRHSGEEAKQ from the coding sequence ATGGACTACAAGAAAGCAGGCGCAGCCAGCACAACAATTACCCGCGATTCGCAAAAGATAGATGCCCCAAGCGGAAACCTATACGAATCGGTAGTTATCATTGCAAAACGCTCTAACCAAATATCGGTAGAGATGAAGCAGGAGCTAAGCCGTAAGCTCGAAGAGTTTGCCACCGTTTCGGATAATCTCGAAGAAGTATTCGAAAATCGTGAGCAGATCGAAATTTCGAGGTACTACGAAAAGCTTCCAAAGCCAGTACTAATTGCAACTCAAGAGTTTCTTGATGGCAAAGTATACTTTCGCCACAGCGGAGAAGAAGCAAAACAATAA
- the coaBC gene encoding bifunctional phosphopantothenoylcysteine decarboxylase/phosphopantothenate--cysteine ligase CoaBC, with translation MPSVLKDKHIIVGITGSIAAYKAAILIRLLVKAGAEVKVIMTPMAKQFITPLTLATLAKNPILVDFYNPENGDWNSHVDLGMWADLYLIAPASANTIGKMANGIADNLLLTTYLSAKCPVCVAPAMDLDMYAHPANLKNLETLKSYGNKIIEPAAGELASGLVGKGRMEEPEAIVKYLEDFFFQPQELSGKHFLVTAGPTYEAIDPVRFIGNWSSGKMGYALAEELAARGANVTLVSGPTNLSTIHPNINRVNVISAEQMHQKCIEAFPHTNGAIMCAAVADYRPESYSDVKIKRKSDDLTINLTPNKDIAAELGKMKTGNQVLVGFALETNEEEQNSFKKLKSKNLDFIVLNSLRDKGAGFHHDTNKISIIFKDGEIEHFDLKSKVEVAQDIVNQVVRFL, from the coding sequence ATGCCTTCAGTACTTAAGGATAAGCACATAATAGTCGGAATAACCGGCAGTATAGCAGCCTACAAAGCTGCTATACTTATTAGGTTACTAGTTAAAGCAGGTGCCGAGGTAAAGGTAATAATGACCCCTATGGCCAAGCAGTTCATTACCCCACTAACCCTTGCAACGCTTGCCAAAAACCCAATTTTGGTAGACTTCTACAATCCCGAAAATGGGGATTGGAACAGCCATGTCGATCTTGGGATGTGGGCCGATCTATACCTCATAGCCCCAGCATCGGCAAATACCATTGGCAAAATGGCCAACGGCATTGCCGACAACCTTCTTCTTACCACCTACCTTTCGGCCAAATGTCCAGTTTGCGTTGCACCAGCAATGGACCTCGACATGTACGCCCATCCGGCCAACCTCAAGAATCTTGAAACGCTGAAATCGTACGGCAACAAGATCATTGAGCCAGCAGCAGGCGAACTTGCCAGCGGATTGGTAGGAAAAGGCAGAATGGAAGAGCCAGAAGCTATTGTTAAGTATCTCGAAGATTTTTTTTTTCAACCCCAAGAGCTTAGCGGAAAGCATTTCCTAGTTACGGCTGGGCCTACCTACGAAGCCATCGATCCGGTAAGATTCATTGGCAACTGGTCGTCGGGGAAGATGGGGTATGCATTAGCTGAAGAGTTGGCCGCTCGAGGCGCTAACGTTACACTTGTTAGCGGTCCAACCAACCTTTCCACCATCCATCCCAACATCAACCGAGTTAACGTAATTAGCGCCGAGCAGATGCACCAAAAGTGTATAGAGGCGTTTCCGCACACCAACGGTGCGATAATGTGCGCTGCCGTAGCCGACTACCGTCCCGAAAGCTACTCCGATGTAAAAATTAAGCGTAAAAGCGACGATTTAACCATCAACCTTACCCCCAATAAGGATATTGCCGCCGAACTTGGCAAAATGAAAACAGGCAATCAAGTACTCGTAGGTTTTGCCCTCGAAACCAACGAAGAAGAGCAAAACTCCTTCAAGAAGCTAAAGAGCAAAAACCTTGATTTCATCGTTTTAAACTCTTTGCGCGATAAAGGAGCAGGATTTCATCACGACACAAACAAAATTTCGATTATATTCAAGGACGGGGAAATTGAGCATTTTGATCTAAAATCGAAGGTGGAGGTTGCTCAAGACATCGTGAATCAGGTTGTTCGTTTTCTTTAA
- the porD gene encoding type IX secretion system protein PorD has translation MKKLLLLALVLFIGRLAHAQDLRCNISVNASQIQGTYRQVFQTMQTDLYEFMNNRSWSNNVYSVDERIECNFLLNITEQVGPNEYKGTLQVQARRPVFGSSYTTVLFNFNDNDVQFSYQEFNKLEFNENSYGSALTSLLAYYAYIVIGLDYDSFSPKGGTEFFKKAEKIVSNAQTAPEKGWKSYESSRKNRYWLVENLLNPKYSQVRNAIYTYHRLGLDQMGTKVSEGRDEVTNSLLSIQKVFRDKPDPHLFLLKIFFDAKSDEIVNVYSEAYASEKQRVYQMLSEIDQANEPKYKKITEEKKTN, from the coding sequence ATGAAAAAGCTGCTACTCCTTGCACTTGTTCTTTTTATCGGTAGACTTGCCCATGCACAAGATCTGAGATGCAACATTTCGGTAAATGCCTCTCAGATACAAGGCACCTATCGACAGGTATTTCAAACCATGCAAACCGACCTTTACGAGTTCATGAACAACCGTTCGTGGAGCAACAACGTATACTCGGTAGACGAGCGCATCGAATGCAACTTTCTCCTTAATATCACCGAACAGGTTGGCCCCAACGAATACAAAGGAACCCTTCAGGTACAGGCGCGCCGACCCGTTTTTGGGTCGTCCTATACCACCGTGCTCTTTAACTTTAACGACAACGATGTTCAGTTCAGCTACCAAGAATTTAACAAGCTCGAGTTCAACGAAAATTCATATGGATCTGCGCTAACATCGCTGCTCGCATACTACGCCTATATTGTCATTGGACTTGACTACGATTCGTTCTCGCCCAAAGGTGGCACCGAGTTCTTCAAAAAAGCGGAGAAGATTGTAAGCAATGCGCAAACAGCTCCAGAAAAAGGGTGGAAATCCTACGAGTCATCAAGAAAAAATCGCTACTGGTTGGTTGAAAATCTTCTCAACCCAAAGTATTCTCAAGTTAGAAATGCCATTTATACATACCATCGGCTAGGCCTAGACCAAATGGGCACAAAGGTATCCGAAGGTCGCGACGAAGTAACCAACAGCTTACTTAGCATCCAAAAGGTGTTTAGAGACAAACCCGATCCTCACCTATTTCTCCTAAAAATATTTTTCGATGCAAAATCTGATGAAATAGTAAACGTATACTCGGAGGCATACGCATCGGAAAAACAGCGAGTATACCAGATGCTTTCCGAAATTGACCAAGCCAACGAGCCCAAGTACAAGAAAATCACAGAAGAGAAAAAGACAAACTAA
- the recN gene encoding DNA repair protein RecN → MLQSLSVENYALIDKLNIEFKQGLNIITGETGAGKSILLGALGLILGQRADISTLKNPEKNCIVEGTFNIEKMNLALFFEENDIEYEKQAVVRRLITPSGKSRAYINDTPVNLSTLRDLGLMLIDIHSQHETLLLSNQDFQLNVLDVAAGCNTLLSKYQQTFASYKKENSKLQELVEEQKKSSADFDYYTFQHQQLVDAKLTEGEQEALEEEEKELSNAEAIKVELQFCNEAISESDMAIIHSLKSCQQSLKRIKDVFHKSQSILERLDSVTIELKDISDEIEGINEKIEVNPDRLQQIKERLDLLYTLQQKHRVSSIAELISLRNELESKLSRISNFEDQIEKQRILTEELHAQAKELAYQLSDKRKNITEHIHTHIEHLLSELGMPHAKVQVEIIETELTRTGIDRVELLFSANKLLPLQNVSKVASGGEMSRLMLSIKTLLAKKGDLPTIIFDEIDTGVSGEVADKMGTIIKEVSQNIQVINITHLPQIASKGDYHFFVYKESGDAATSTQIRQLDEQERITEIAKMLSGKSLTEAAIQNAKALLKS, encoded by the coding sequence ATGCTCCAATCGCTATCTGTAGAAAACTATGCCCTAATCGACAAGCTCAACATTGAGTTTAAGCAGGGGTTGAATATCATCACGGGTGAAACGGGTGCTGGAAAATCTATTCTACTAGGTGCACTCGGACTCATTTTAGGTCAACGTGCAGACATATCAACGCTAAAAAACCCAGAGAAGAACTGCATTGTCGAAGGTACCTTCAACATAGAGAAGATGAACCTTGCGCTGTTCTTCGAAGAAAACGACATAGAATACGAAAAGCAAGCTGTTGTTAGACGGCTTATAACCCCTAGCGGAAAGTCGAGGGCCTACATCAACGACACCCCCGTGAATCTCTCCACCTTACGAGATTTAGGGCTAATGCTGATTGATATTCACTCGCAGCATGAAACGTTGCTTCTCTCCAATCAGGACTTTCAGCTAAACGTTCTAGATGTAGCAGCAGGTTGCAATACGCTCCTTTCTAAGTACCAGCAAACCTTTGCATCATATAAGAAGGAGAACAGTAAGCTACAAGAACTTGTAGAGGAGCAAAAAAAGTCTTCTGCCGATTTCGACTACTATACCTTTCAGCACCAGCAGCTTGTTGATGCAAAGCTCACCGAAGGAGAGCAAGAGGCGCTCGAGGAAGAGGAAAAGGAGCTGTCGAATGCCGAAGCCATAAAGGTTGAATTGCAGTTTTGTAACGAAGCCATTTCGGAATCCGATATGGCGATCATTCACTCTCTAAAGAGTTGCCAGCAGTCGCTCAAGCGCATCAAAGATGTATTCCACAAATCTCAATCAATTTTAGAACGTCTCGACAGCGTTACCATCGAACTAAAGGATATTAGCGATGAGATAGAAGGAATCAACGAGAAAATAGAGGTGAACCCAGATAGGTTACAGCAGATAAAGGAGCGCCTCGATCTGCTCTATACCCTGCAGCAAAAGCATCGAGTTTCATCGATTGCGGAACTCATATCTCTACGCAACGAACTCGAAAGCAAGCTTTCTCGCATATCCAATTTCGAAGATCAAATAGAAAAGCAACGCATACTTACAGAAGAGCTACATGCTCAAGCAAAAGAACTAGCTTACCAGCTATCAGATAAGAGGAAGAACATTACAGAGCACATTCATACCCATATAGAGCACCTACTCTCCGAACTAGGAATGCCGCATGCAAAAGTACAAGTAGAAATTATAGAAACAGAGTTAACCCGCACAGGCATTGACAGAGTAGAGCTCCTCTTTTCAGCAAATAAGCTACTCCCCCTTCAGAATGTTTCCAAAGTTGCCTCTGGTGGCGAAATGTCGCGTTTGATGCTTAGCATAAAAACCTTACTTGCTAAAAAGGGAGATTTACCAACCATCATTTTCGACGAAATCGACACGGGAGTTTCAGGAGAGGTAGCAGATAAGATGGGCACTATTATAAAAGAGGTTTCACAGAACATTCAGGTAATTAACATTACCCACCTTCCTCAAATTGCGAGCAAAGGCGACTACCACTTCTTTGTTTACAAGGAAAGTGGAGATGCGGCAACATCTACACAGATTAGGCAACTAGACGAACAAGAGCGTATAACGGAGATTGCCAAAATGCTTAGCGGCAAGAGTCTTACCGAAGCTGCAATTCAAAACGCAAAGGCTCTACTCAAAAGCTAG
- a CDS encoding enoyl-ACP reductase FabI, whose translation MSYNLLKGKRGIIFGALNDKSIAWKVAEKAHEEGATFVLTNTPVALRLGELDELAEKTGSIVIPADATNVKDLEKLISEAMNVLGGKLDFVLHSIGMSPNVRKGKTYDDLDYDYLQKTLDISAISFHKVIQVCRKLDAMNEWGSIVAYSYVAAQRTLYGYNDMADAKALLESIARSFGYIYGREKHVRINTISQSPTMTTAGGGIMGFDGLMDFSDRMSPLGNATAEECADYTIALFSDLTRKVTMQNLLHDGGFSSMGMSARAMAIYNKSLEIEYTDIENRAKKGKEKKHE comes from the coding sequence ATGTCATACAACCTACTGAAAGGCAAGAGAGGAATCATTTTTGGAGCACTAAATGATAAATCTATTGCATGGAAAGTTGCTGAAAAGGCACATGAAGAAGGAGCAACATTTGTTTTAACGAATACACCTGTCGCCCTACGCTTAGGCGAGCTTGACGAGCTGGCAGAAAAAACAGGATCCATAGTTATTCCAGCAGATGCAACTAACGTAAAGGATCTAGAGAAGCTTATCTCCGAAGCAATGAATGTTCTTGGCGGAAAGCTTGACTTTGTACTTCACTCCATCGGAATGTCCCCAAATGTTCGTAAGGGAAAAACCTACGACGACCTCGACTACGACTATCTTCAAAAAACGCTAGATATATCCGCCATCTCATTCCATAAGGTTATTCAAGTTTGCAGAAAACTTGATGCCATGAACGAATGGGGATCAATCGTTGCCTACTCGTATGTTGCCGCCCAGCGCACGCTTTACGGGTATAACGACATGGCAGATGCCAAAGCGCTTCTTGAATCGATTGCACGTAGCTTCGGGTACATCTACGGTCGCGAAAAGCATGTTCGCATCAATACCATTTCGCAATCGCCAACAATGACTACCGCAGGAGGTGGCATTATGGGATTCGATGGTTTGATGGACTTCTCGGATAGGATGTCGCCACTAGGGAATGCAACGGCAGAAGAATGTGCTGACTATACCATTGCCCTATTCTCCGACCTCACCCGCAAGGTAACCATGCAGAACCTGCTTCACGACGGAGGGTTCTCTAGCATGGGTATGAGCGCCCGTGCTATGGCCATATACAACAAGAGCCTAGAAATAGAGTACACCGATATCGAAAACAGGGCTAAAAAGGGAAAAGAAAAGAAGCACGAATAG
- a CDS encoding S46 family peptidase, whose amino-acid sequence MHKRILTLLVITVAFAGRLYADEGMWFLPLLEKQKMVDMKKMGLKLSAKDIYSYNTSSLKDGVVMFGRWCTGEIVSSKGLILTNHHCGVDIFQKISTYEKNILKNGYWAKSYAEEIPIQDLSISFLVKIVDVTKEAKAIADTIKNKAFASRKLDKIMSKKYPSSDPSCSVSLEVFDRGNQYYLFYYKTYTDVRLTGVPPQGIGKFGGDTDNWMWPRQTGDFSVFRVYGDKNGNPVEYSPNNVPLETKGHLKVSLKGLKEGDFTMVMGYPGSTVRYLTESELQEQIEVKHTITSTVRDARQRIMMEDMRADDRIQLMYASKYFNSCNAQKLSEGIVATIASTGAFEQKRALEQRFTKWVNSTPAAKATYGNVLSTINSTIEKRRNTMWNYTYLEEAITRSTEVFVSAIRLQGLQRGLADGQKITDKSVAQQRKNALEFFKDYNPATDRRATIKLLELVKKNVDKKYLPDFFNIIDKDFSGNISAFVSKMFETSIACDSSRYFAFLKNPVLGVLDNDLAYKMAKSHNEMLIKLKNINGEDNDAFRNARTLFIKGIQEMDSKKAFYPDANFTMRLTYGKVVGYEPKDGQWNKPFTTTKGILEKENPKDFEFEVPAKEKELILKGDYGPYGEKDGTMRVCFLTDNDITGGNSGSPVMNGNGELVGIAFDGVWESLSNDIIYVPAKNRTICVDIRYVLFSIDKVGGAKWLVDEMLMD is encoded by the coding sequence ATGCATAAGCGCATTTTAACACTGCTCGTTATAACCGTTGCATTCGCAGGTCGGCTATATGCTGACGAAGGCATGTGGTTCTTGCCTCTTCTCGAAAAGCAGAAGATGGTAGACATGAAAAAAATGGGATTAAAGCTTTCGGCTAAGGACATCTACAGCTACAACACCTCGAGCCTTAAGGATGGGGTGGTAATGTTTGGCCGATGGTGTACAGGAGAGATTGTTTCCTCTAAGGGGTTAATTCTAACCAATCACCACTGTGGGGTCGACATCTTCCAAAAGATTAGTACCTACGAAAAGAATATTCTAAAGAATGGGTACTGGGCAAAATCGTACGCCGAAGAAATTCCTATTCAGGATCTTTCCATTTCCTTCTTGGTAAAGATTGTTGATGTCACCAAGGAGGCAAAAGCTATAGCCGATACCATAAAGAACAAGGCGTTTGCTTCGCGCAAACTCGATAAGATTATGTCGAAGAAGTATCCATCGAGCGATCCAAGCTGTAGCGTAAGCCTCGAAGTGTTCGATAGAGGGAATCAGTACTACCTATTTTACTATAAAACCTATACAGACGTTCGTCTAACAGGTGTTCCTCCACAAGGTATTGGTAAGTTTGGCGGCGATACCGATAACTGGATGTGGCCTCGCCAAACCGGCGATTTTTCGGTATTCCGGGTTTACGGCGATAAGAATGGGAATCCTGTGGAGTACTCGCCTAATAATGTTCCATTAGAAACAAAGGGGCATTTAAAGGTGTCGCTAAAGGGATTGAAAGAGGGCGATTTTACGATGGTCATGGGGTATCCTGGGTCTACCGTGCGCTACCTTACCGAAAGCGAGCTGCAGGAGCAGATTGAGGTAAAGCATACCATTACTTCTACCGTTCGTGATGCCCGTCAGCGTATAATGATGGAGGATATGCGTGCTGATGACAGGATTCAGCTGATGTACGCCTCTAAATACTTTAATTCTTGCAACGCGCAAAAGCTTTCGGAAGGAATTGTTGCAACAATCGCTTCCACGGGTGCTTTCGAACAAAAGAGGGCATTAGAGCAGCGCTTCACCAAGTGGGTAAACTCAACTCCTGCAGCAAAGGCAACCTATGGCAATGTGCTTTCTACCATTAACTCTACCATCGAGAAGCGTAGAAATACCATGTGGAACTACACCTACCTAGAGGAGGCTATTACGCGTAGTACAGAGGTCTTTGTAAGCGCCATTCGCCTTCAAGGATTGCAGCGAGGTCTTGCCGATGGTCAAAAGATCACCGACAAATCGGTTGCTCAGCAAAGGAAAAATGCGTTGGAGTTCTTTAAGGATTACAACCCTGCAACCGATCGACGTGCTACTATTAAGCTGCTTGAGCTGGTAAAGAAGAATGTCGACAAGAAATATTTGCCTGATTTCTTTAATATAATTGATAAGGATTTTAGTGGAAACATTAGCGCCTTTGTAAGTAAGATGTTTGAAACATCAATTGCTTGCGACTCTTCTCGATACTTTGCTTTCTTAAAGAATCCTGTGCTAGGTGTTTTAGATAACGATTTGGCGTATAAGATGGCAAAGTCTCATAATGAGATGCTAATCAAATTAAAGAATATTAACGGCGAAGATAATGATGCATTTAGGAATGCCCGTACGCTGTTTATTAAGGGAATACAGGAAATGGATTCGAAAAAGGCGTTTTATCCTGATGCCAACTTCACTATGCGTTTAACTTACGGAAAGGTTGTTGGTTACGAACCTAAGGATGGTCAGTGGAATAAGCCTTTTACTACTACTAAGGGAATTTTGGAAAAGGAAAATCCGAAAGATTTTGAATTTGAAGTTCCAGCAAAGGAGAAGGAGCTTATTCTAAAAGGTGATTACGGTCCCTATGGTGAAAAGGATGGAACCATGCGGGTTTGCTTTCTAACCGATAATGATATTACAGGAGGAAACTCTGGTAGCCCGGTAATGAACGGGAATGGAGAGCTAGTAGGAATTGCTTTTGATGGCGTTTGGGAGTCTTTATCAAATGATATAATTTACGTACCTGCCAAAAATAGAACAATATGTGTAGATATTCGCTACGTATTGTTTTCAATAGATAAGGTTGGTGGCGCAAAGTGGTTAGTTGATGAAATGCTTATGGATTAG